The genomic stretch TAGCTTGATAAAGATAAATAGCATTTACCCAACTATTTATTACATCTTTTTTCTGTTTAGTGGAATCAGATAAAACAGTATAATCAAGGTTATTATTACCTAGTATTTTCTTTAAATTATCAATATATTTTTTCTGGTTATTGGGAGCTTTTTTTGTTAATTCATCAATTAAACTTGTAATATTCTTAGCCGTTATATTAAAGTTACTTTCTTGTGATGCTTTTTCAATTAATTTGTTAGCTGATTGTTCTAGTTTTGAGGGAAATAAATAAACACGACAAAAAAATTCTCCCAAACTAACATCCGTAACTAAAATAATAATTTTCCAAAGTTTCATATCTATTTTTACATTTAATAATTCGTTTAATTTTAAGATAAATTGTTCAACAATACCGACTTCTCTAGTTGTATTAACATCATAAATTCTACAATGATAATTACTCCCAAATCTAACAGGCTTTACCTTGTTAAAAATATCTTTTGGGATTTCATCATAAGCAATATGGGCAAAAAATAAGGCAAATTTACGCTCATTTAACCCGTCAAATAATCTTACCCATACTTGATATTTAGAAATTGGTTTAAATCTATGATGATGAGAAGCTACAGGCCAAGCAATAGCTAATTCATCTTTAATTTTTCCCCATAACTCATGGTTAAATATCTGAAAATCACTATCTAATTTTTTTTGTTTAGCATAATTTTTCATTAATTTTAAATCATGATCAATTTGTTGATTGATACTATTAATATAATAATAACCCCAGAGACTTTTTTCTGTTTTTAATAAATTGATTACCTGTTCAATTAAACTCTCATCTTTAAATAAAGAGGGAATAATTAAAATAACTCCTAACTCGATTGTTTTGACAATATATTCTGAGCGAAATTTTTGGGTTAATATTGTTAATATATCGTATTGAAAATTATGAAATATGTTTAATAAATTTTCTTTTTTTATTTCTTTAACCCATCTTAAAAATTCTGGCAAAGTATAGGGTAAAATTATCGCTCTTAAAGTCAATAGTTTAATCATTTCAGAAGAATAAATCTTTTCTTTTAATGCCATTTTTGTATTATTCTCGTTGAGATACTTCTCCCAAATATCGTTATTAATATCAGGATTAGCTAAGGCATTTTCAATTATTTCAATGTGTTCAAGTTTTAATTTTACCCGTCTAGTTAAACCTTTAATTGCTGTATTAATTTGTTGTTTAATTTCATCCATGAATTTAGGGTAAACAATATCTATATTTTCATCGACTAAGATATAATTTGGATCAAGATCAATGGCTTTTTTATAGTCACTATTCACTTTCTCATATTCTTGTAATTGAGTATAGGCATAAGCACGATTATCGTAAGCGGAAACGTCATTAGGATTTAATTCAATCGCTTTATTATAATCATTGATCGCTTTCTGATATTGTTTTAAGTTTTCATAAACAAGACCACGATTAAAGTAAACATCGGCATCATTCGGTTCTAATTCAATGGCTTTATTATAGGAATCGATCGCCTTTCTATATTCTTCTAAATTATCATAGGCAAGACCACGACCATAGTAAGCATTGGTATAACTAGGATCTAATTCAATGGCTATATTATAAGAATCGATCGCCTTTTGATATTCTCCTGAATTATAATAGGCAAGACCATGATTAAAATGACTTTTTTGATCATCTGTATTTGATAGCATTTTACTCTTTCTTATAATATCTTTACTTTAATTTATTATTATTTTGTTAATTATTTTCTTTTTGTTCTTCTTTTTGCTCACCAGATTTATTTTTGACTTCACATTTTTCGACATTAGGATAACATTTAAAAACCTCTTTAATTAACTTACTATTTTTGGTATCAAAGGTATTCTCTATATTTTCCTTGATTTCCGCTTTTGTTATTTTTAATTGTTTTTTATCCGTAATAGATTTTGTTTCTTCCTTGATAAAACTATTAATAGATTTTTCTATGGTAGAAGTTAATAAATAGGCACGAAGCAAAAAACCACTTAATCCGCAAAAAATAACTAAAATAATAATTTTCCAGAGTTTCATATCTATTTTTACATTTAATAATTCGTTTAATTCTAAGATAAATTGTTCAACAATACCGACTTCTCTAGTTGTATTAACATCATAAATTGTACAATGATAATTACTCCCAAATCTAACAGGCTTTACCTTGTTAAAAATATCTTTCGGTACTTTATCATAAGCAATATGGGCAAAAAATAACGCACATTTACTGTCATTCAAGCCGTTAAATAATCGTACCCATATTTGATATTTAGGGATAGGTTTAAATCTATTATGATTAGAAGATACGCGCCAAGCAATAGCTAATTCATCTCTAATATTTATCCATGAATCTTCTTTAAATATCTGAAATTCATCATTGATAGTATCTAAAGATTTGTTGGAAAAATCAACAGATTGAGATTCTTTCCCTATTATTGGAGGTGATATTGTTTCGTTATTAATGGGTGAATCCTGATTTAATAGTTTCTGTTTTGCATAACTTTTCATTAACTTTAAATCATGGTCAATTTCTTTCCTAATCTCATTAATATAATAATAACCCCAAAGACTTTTTTCTGTTTTTAATAAACTGATTACCTGTTCAATTAAACTCTGATCTTTGAATAAATAAGGAATAATTAAAATAACTCCTAACTCGATTCTTCCCACTATATATTCTGCTCGAAATTGATTAGTCAACAGTTTTAATATATCGTATTGAAAATTATTAGATGTAGTTAATAAATCATCTCTTTTGATGTCTTTTAGCCATGTTATAAATTCTGGTAAGGTATGAGGTAAAATGATCGCCTGTAGGGTAAAAAGTTTCGTTATTTCATCATTATAAATACCTTGAGATTTTGCTTGTTTTAAACCTTGTCCATTAAAAATATTTTGCCAAAATTTATCGCTAATATCAGGATTATTTAAAGCGTCTTCTAAGGTTTGGATATATTCTACTTTAATCTTATTTTTTTTACATAAAGTAGTGATAGCGATTTTGATTTTTTGTTCTTCAAAAATAGGACGATTTACGATTACTTGATTACTTAAACTTTTGCGAATAATTGCTTCTGCTTTCTCATCACTAGCTTGAATTACATAAAAACTAGCTGGTTTTTCTAATGCTTGTACGTTATATGCCCAAGCTGTAATAGAATCTCCTGCCATTTCTTCCGCTATGGCATTAACAATCATGGGAGAATAAACTCGATCGAGGGGTACAATAATAGGGAAGCTATCCGTCAATAAATCCCGAAAATTATCAAGAGGTACATTTGTTTCAGGGTTATTTATGATTAAATGAGGATTGCCGATGGTTTTAACATCAAATGGGTTAAAGGTGAGGGGATTTTCCTTTAAAAATCGCAAAATCTTATTAAGATTGCCTTTTCCTTCTACAGCAAAATAACGATAAGCAGAAAAACTGCGAGATTCATCAATAGCTTTAGTTACAACCGCCACTACAGACCAAATTTCTCCTCTACTCTCTACCTCTCTACCGATAATGGCGGAGGTGTCAGTGAATGCGCCTTCGGCAATGGCAAACAGACGATTACTGATAGCTTCTTGGATAGGATTGGGAAGAGGATCAATTGTTTGATTCATGTATTTCCCCGTAAATCCTCTGGAAAACCAACTATCATCCGCTTTAGTCTCGATAACAATACCAGTGCTAAATTCGTGAATTTCTATTTGTCTAGTCATAGTTTTATTCAAGTTTCATTAAGATTAACTGAACTTACGCATTTGTATCAAAGAAAAAAGGAGATTGCTTCGTGCCTCGCAATGACACAATATGGTTATCGTAGATGTCATAATTTACTCCTCCAATTTGGGGTTACGTTTACCAGTACAAAGCCAATAAATAGGCGATACTAAGCCATAAGGGCGCCAACGGCGAGGATTTTTTATGATTGATTTTGTGCCTTCTCTACCTCTACTTATTTTCTGGGAATTGGGCTCAGGAAATTGACTCCCTAAGACTCCAAAGGCGGAGGTAGTAAAATAACATACTTCCCCTATGTTTAATTTTTGCCATGCCTGTAAACGTCGATAAAGTTGGGGAAAACGATTGTTAGCTATTTTCTCGGCAAATTGACGATTTATCCATAATTCTGATTGCTCACATTTACTAAATGTCACCGCAATTCTTCTTTTTTCTTGCCCTAAATCTGCTTGATTTAAAGCTACTAAAAATTTATCTAATCCTTGAGCATATTCGCTATCTTTACGGTGAGATGTGCCGTCAATTAACAGCATAATTCCCGTTGCTTGAAGGCAGTCATCTAAATAATCATCAAGTAGAGAATCTCCTATTTTAAACATTAAATCAGCAAAAAATTCTCCTGCATAATCTTTACAATTAATCGTTAATTTTACCTGATTTGCTAAGGTGATATTTAGGGTATAATCTTTAACTTCATCTATATTTGTATTTAAAAAAGTTGGTGCTAATGCTAATCCTTGTTCAAGGATATTTTGAGCTAAATTTACTAAATTTTCTGCATTTTCTCCAATGGGAATTATCCCTTGTACAAAACTGTCTTGACTGGCGTTAGGATAGTAGGCTAAGGATGCCATATAGCTTGTTTTCCCCGATTGTCGATCGCCGATGAGTCTAATATTAGCATTTTCTTGGGTAAATTCTGATTTATTTTTGAGTTTATTAATAATATTTTTGAACATAAAAAAGTTATCTCCTTAATGCTTAAAATCTTGCTTGTGTAAAATGACTATCAAAAGTTAGAGATTGATTAATATTATTTTCTTTCATAACAATAAAAGAACAAAAGTCAACTAATTTTCATGATTTATTTTGATATTTTTCATATAAAATTAAGGCTTTATTTAATAAATTAACATCAAAATTAATAATTTCTACTTTTGGGAAAGTTAATAAGGTATTAATAAGTGTAAGTGCCTTAAATTTATGACTTTTGATTAAAGAATTTCCTACTTTTAATAAAAAAATATCAGCGGTTAAAAAGTTACTCTTATTATATTCATTGACTAGAAATAAAGCATTCTGATTATATTGATTTTTAAGATTCGTCAAAGCAATTTAATAAAGAATATCTATAAAAATTTTATTCATCAAAATCTCTCTAATTGAATCGTTATATTTTGAGAAAAATCACCATCTTCAAAAATACTAATTTGTTGTAATTTTTCCATTAATGTTAAAGATTCAGACAAATTTTTTGCTCATTTTTAAATTAATTAATAAATAGTACTCAATTGTTGTTTATTTAATTTATTTAATTTATTTTGGATAATTTCTTTAGTATTCATAATAATAATTGTAAAATTTAATTATTTACTTAACCAGTATAAAGGATCAATTAAATTATAGGGCTGCCAACTATTTGGCTCTCTTAAAACCGATTCTGAACTATTTGAACCAGCTTGATCTATTCTATTAGGACGAGGATCATTTTTGTGTAAAACTCCGAAGGTTGATAGGGCATAAAATCGTAAATTTTTCGGGTTAATACTATCTTTTAAAATGGTTTTTGTGCGGGGTAAATGAATCTCAAATAAGTCAGTTTCAGGATCGATTCTGCCAGCCCATAATTCCCCCCTTTCACACTTGCTCATTGCCACAGCTAATTTTAAATTATTTTTCCTATTTTTTTCGTCCATCAGTTTAATAAATTGACTCATTACCCGATAATAAAATTTATCTGTACCATATTCCCATTGAGTAAATAAAATTAAACAACCATTGACATCATTCATCAAACATTCGTCTATAAATTCCTGATGAATTTCATCTGATAAATTTCTATCTGCGATTTTTTCAAAAACTTCTCCAGGATAATCTCTGACATTTATTTGGATATTTTCAGGCTTTTTTAATAATCCTTTTTTTACTTGTAATTGAAAAGAATAATAAGGCAAACCATCTACTCCACCGGCATTAACAGTTGTCGGCTCAAAATTTGCCCCTTCTACAATAATATTTTCAGCATTTTCGGCTA from Geminocystis sp. NIES-3709 encodes the following:
- a CDS encoding tetratricopeptide repeat protein is translated as MLSNTDDQKSHFNHGLAYYNSGEYQKAIDSYNIAIELDPSYTNAYYGRGLAYDNLEEYRKAIDSYNKAIELEPNDADVYFNRGLVYENLKQYQKAINDYNKAIELNPNDVSAYDNRAYAYTQLQEYEKVNSDYKKAIDLDPNYILVDENIDIVYPKFMDEIKQQINTAIKGLTRRVKLKLEHIEIIENALANPDINNDIWEKYLNENNTKMALKEKIYSSEMIKLLTLRAIILPYTLPEFLRWVKEIKKENLLNIFHNFQYDILTILTQKFRSEYIVKTIELGVILIIPSLFKDESLIEQVINLLKTEKSLWGYYYINSINQQIDHDLKLMKNYAKQKKLDSDFQIFNHELWGKIKDELAIAWPVASHHHRFKPISKYQVWVRLFDGLNERKFALFFAHIAYDEIPKDIFNKVKPVRFGSNYHCRIYDVNTTREVGIVEQFILKLNELLNVKIDMKLWKIIILVTDVSLGEFFCRVYLFPSKLEQSANKLIEKASQESNFNITAKNITSLIDELTKKAPNNQKKYIDNLKKILGNNNLDYTVLSDSTKQKKDVINSWVNAIYLYQAKNIDKEIKPDGIIDKGDKTEEIKKKELQQ